cccaactgatttatattattggaggaaagactcggggtgaccctgcgctcgagggaactagacccgaggggACCACACctggttattattattaagggaaaagactcggggtgaccctgcgctcgagggaactagacccgaggtgaccctagtgattattgatggaaaataccggattaaaggaaaagaaaggttttgcaataaaaggatttaatgaagatcaatgtggacacgagaaagattgtacaaCCGTACGAAGAatgataagatgttttgatttgattatagacaaatgtggaatgacgtgagtttaataatataactagttaaGGAAGTAAACAGCTAGTGACATTGAtatgaagtctaggactcttaggcgatgaTTTGCAGCTAGTTGGTAGTCACTTGtactataggcgtatctgtccacactcattcattctcggtgtatgattcattcaattacatatagcttgagtttagaattctctactgggctagtgtagctcaaccaaatctttcttttcagattCTGACACTGGGCAaaagattgcatgcattgtgtgcttgacagtaaaagacttttggaagctgacatcactggttatttcgtcatctttgtgaagatctcgattcgttaaagatggttttgtaaataattactattgaatttttttttgactaaagttgtaattatcaaaacttaaggacttgtttgtaaattaaacaggtgggaaactcctgtgggtaacgtatatgatatgcgaggtttctcttttattgaaatgtattatttaattatgttgaaaatcgagggcgtgacttTGACAGTCAAATTTTACTTTCAACTGTGGGTGAATATTATCCAGTGGCCACTCGTTACCATAAATTAGAGTTGATCCCACAACAATATGTGGTAGGGAAGGGCCATAAATATTGTCTCATAAACTTCTGGCATTTTGTTTCACTGTGTTTCCTGTCTCATGGCCAGGCTCTGTGCTGTAACGAGGAGCAAAGTCAAAATGGCCTGTCGTTCGATGCTACATGCTTAGAGATAAGGACTGATCTAACAAAAGGAGACCTACCAGGAATTAGCTACATGCTAGGGCATTCACCAAATATTAAGACTCTGATCATCAATATCGATAAGATCCATGCAAAAAGCGTGAGTTGTTCAATACGAGTATTTTCAAcacattgtttttttgtttaaatttcattttttgtatatttattATATTCGTGTGTGACATGctaatttcataattttcagTTTAGTAACAATTCGGAAGAAGGAAAATATTGGAAACTCCAGGAGCCAAATTTTGTTGATCTTTTGTGCAACCTAAAGGATGTCAAAATCTACAACTTCATGAAGAATCTTGAAAGCAAGCAGATGAGTACCACTGAGGACTTCCTTGCACATCTACAAAACGATATGAATTTTCTGAGGTTCCTGCTCGAGAACTCTAAGGTGATGGAGAGAATGACCATCACAACCTTCAAGAATGTTAAATTCGGGCGCCACTCGGAGAGTAAGAAATTCAAGCTACTTTTCCAGCTTACTCAGGAGTTGCTAGCATTCCCCAGAGCTTCTCAAGCCGCTCAAATATCATTCAACTGAAACTGTAGGGACTAGTTTGCAGTTGGCCAACAGATAATCCATGTTAAATTAAGTTTACTCCCTGCTTTAGTGCTATCTTGATACCAGTATTTTTGATGCAGATGTCTAAATTATGGCTGTATCTATATCTAGTCAGTGGTTCAGGCTACTTTGTTTAAGTACCTGGTCTAGTTTTCTTTGGTCTTCTATGTAACTTGGTCTTTTTCGGATTCGTCATACAAATATATGTGATAGTTTTGCTGCATGAGTGGTGGTGTGTATGGCACATGATTTTAATTATCTCGTTGTTATAACCGTAGAAGCTTTTGAGTTAATTGACTGCGGTTTTCCTATGGCAGGAATATGTGTGAACTCAGTGATGACCCAATTTCGCTCTTGCGATAATTAACCTATTGAAGGTTCTTTTCTAAGTTTCTATGCTGTGTACGGAAAGTCGGAAAGCGATAAGCGATAATGCtcaaactgtttttgttaagATCATTGTACCCTATGCATGGTGCATCATTGTCTAAAGCAATTAAagattttttgataaaatgtaTAAACTGAATCAAGAACACAtcaagaacagagagagagagagagagagagagagagagagagaggaggaggaggaggaattcTCGTTTTTCATTCTCTGAATCTCTGTCCTTACAAACAAGGGCCAAGCCCCCTTTATACatcacaccacaacaaaacccaATAGCAACAAACTAACTAATCTGCTAACCACCCCACTTACTAACTAACTAACAGACTAATCCCTTAATACTGCTGACGTGGAAATAGAAGTGGAGTTGAGATCAGCTGTAACAGAATCCTTTGAGCCAGACTCCTTTAACACCCTCCTTCAAACTCATGGGAGGATTCCCTACCATGAGTTTGGACTTCAATAGCTGAAACTTGGAAACAGACAAAGGCTTGGTGAAAATGTCAGCAATCTGAGC
The sequence above is drawn from the Rhododendron vialii isolate Sample 1 chromosome 6a, ASM3025357v1 genome and encodes:
- the LOC131330546 gene encoding uncharacterized protein LOC131330546 isoform X2; amino-acid sequence: MLQVYFSGGEINDLTASTPILESLSLTDCQGFADLYVYVPSWSKIKTIKIHESDQGSSNSVLSIFADYIASFELVTSMSRGSYFIDGMKSLESASFGCNKVNWGQYEAHKEDTVFEILDSVCHAKYLRLCSCYIQALCCNEEQSQNGLSFDATCLEIRTDLTKGDLPGISYMLGHSPNIKTLIINIDKIHAKSFSNNSEEGKYWKLQEPNFVDLLCNLKDVKIYNFMKNLESKQMSTTEDFLAHLQNDMNFLRFLLENSKVMERMTITTFKNVKFGRHSESKKFKLLFQLTQELLAFPRASQAAQISFN